From Leptospira ellinghausenii, a single genomic window includes:
- the ychF gene encoding redox-regulated ATPase YchF, with protein sequence MALNCGIVGLPNVGKSTIFNALTKAGAQAANYPFCTIEPNTGVVEVPDERLNRLAEIYKPKRTVPTMIEFVDIAGLVKGASQGEGLGNQFLSHIREVDAICHVVRAFQDENITHVHGKVDPIEDITVINYELILADLDSLEKQQQRVSKTAKTGNKEAAEILSVMDKILEALKKGNRASTVELNEEELKIAKKFNLITIKPVLYVANILDSDVKSTDNPLVKTITDFANKEGAPVVVLCGRFEEEISGLEKEDQLAFLEEIGEKESGLSRMIRASYQLLGLLTFFTAGVEEVRAWTTKQGSSGPVAASVIHSDFEKGYIRAEVMRYEDLDRTGDATKVKEEGKLRVEGKEYIVQDGDVIYFRVNA encoded by the coding sequence ATGGCTTTGAATTGTGGCATTGTAGGTCTCCCGAACGTCGGTAAGTCGACTATTTTTAACGCACTCACGAAGGCAGGCGCTCAGGCTGCAAATTATCCTTTTTGTACCATCGAACCAAATACTGGTGTTGTGGAAGTTCCTGATGAAAGGTTAAACCGCCTGGCAGAGATCTACAAACCAAAACGTACTGTTCCCACAATGATTGAGTTTGTGGACATTGCAGGCCTTGTAAAAGGGGCAAGCCAAGGAGAAGGGCTTGGAAACCAATTTTTATCCCACATCAGGGAAGTCGATGCGATTTGCCATGTTGTGCGTGCCTTCCAAGATGAAAATATAACACATGTTCATGGAAAAGTTGATCCTATCGAAGACATCACTGTCATCAATTACGAACTCATCCTTGCTGATTTGGACAGTTTAGAAAAACAACAACAACGAGTTTCTAAAACTGCCAAAACTGGAAATAAAGAAGCAGCAGAAATTTTATCCGTGATGGATAAAATTTTGGAAGCACTTAAGAAAGGGAACCGGGCTTCTACTGTTGAATTAAACGAAGAAGAACTAAAAATCGCAAAAAAATTCAATTTAATTACCATTAAGCCCGTGTTATACGTGGCTAATATTCTTGATTCGGATGTAAAATCAACAGACAACCCACTTGTTAAAACCATCACTGACTTTGCAAACAAAGAAGGAGCTCCTGTAGTCGTTTTATGTGGTCGTTTTGAAGAAGAAATCTCTGGACTTGAAAAAGAAGACCAATTGGCATTTTTAGAAGAGATTGGAGAAAAAGAATCCGGTCTTTCTCGTATGATTCGTGCTTCTTACCAACTATTAGGCCTACTTACATTTTTTACCGCAGGTGTCGAGGAAGTAAGAGCTTGGACAACCAAACAAGGTAGTTCTGGTCCCGTTGCAGCGAGTGTCATCCATTCTGATTTTGAAAAAGGTTACATCCGTGCGGAAGTGATGCGTTATGAGGACTTAGATCGTACGGGAGATGCAACAAAAGTAAAAGAAGAAGGGAAACTCCGTGTGGAAGGAAAGGAATACATTGTTCAAGATGGAGATGTGATTTATTTCCGGGTGAATGCTTAA
- a CDS encoding RNA polymerase sigma factor codes for MSDEIRSLIDNCLLGKREAWQTLIQKFHRLIIGTCAHYVPREEVVDTSQLVYLKLTENDYQLLRKFKGESLPAFIIYLNEIAKNISMSQTRSIRRTEYREGISLDLSIDILDERLTQEDVYFEWEEKKEFYDLIETLDEPHKEILILRLKGYKFKEIAEILEVPIGTVLARANRAKEKIKKLQSKEIKP; via the coding sequence ATGAGTGATGAGATACGGAGTTTAATCGATAATTGTTTACTCGGAAAAAGAGAAGCATGGCAAACACTCATCCAAAAATTCCATCGCCTGATCATTGGAACTTGCGCACATTACGTACCAAGAGAAGAAGTGGTCGATACTTCGCAACTTGTGTATTTAAAACTCACGGAAAATGACTACCAATTATTGCGTAAGTTCAAAGGGGAAAGTTTACCTGCCTTTATTATCTATTTAAACGAAATTGCCAAAAACATCAGTATGTCCCAAACACGGAGCATTCGCCGAACCGAATATAGAGAAGGGATTTCTCTCGATTTGAGTATTGATATTCTGGATGAAAGGTTAACCCAAGAGGATGTTTATTTTGAATGGGAAGAAAAAAAGGAATTTTATGATCTCATCGAAACATTAGATGAACCCCACAAGGAAATCCTCATCTTACGCCTCAAAGGATATAAATTCAAAGAAATCGCTGAAATTTTAGAAGTTCCCATCGGAACAGTACTAGCAAGGGCCAATCGAGCCAAAGAAAAGATAAAAAAATTACAATCCAAGGAAATAAAGCCGTAA
- a CDS encoding CHAT domain-containing protein, whose product MKIRIISKYSDQGISDGECFWEEKHSQFGSVEKTTPFSGQLLKEFQNDWSIFVERILSQNPKKEEFLDKLGKKSDSLEQIVFGESLPFWRTPGFRGTIELLVDPEFSPIPWEILKSTNGFLFQDKNFKRGIRIQKNQREISKKTNVALIICNPVIPSLENTVNEECASLYPIIEEKLPLRILKQNHLTKIRFIEELNSVKYLHYAGHTEKKGIPIGKDQFISMNEIASRSFSHLDLVFFNSCYSSFDSINQAGLTTSFLKAGAKQVIGFLYPVETNVAKEIGISFWKYFLESKNAEKSLEKIRKQLQKGSGKEIITAISLVQFSTLTPNPLPKRILSIVSSLLLILCFLLFTKETQNENPIGTQVQLENTKGKSVNENLLVSQQNNQPKDPLVLKIQKITHPEFRKKALLFLETKHELLDETQKREILESILSEGSSEEKMYYEFKTRSGF is encoded by the coding sequence ATGAAAATCCGTATCATTTCGAAATACTCCGACCAAGGTATCTCCGATGGTGAATGTTTTTGGGAAGAAAAACATTCCCAATTTGGATCCGTTGAAAAAACGACTCCATTTTCAGGGCAATTACTTAAGGAATTTCAAAATGACTGGTCCATTTTTGTAGAACGAATTTTATCTCAAAATCCAAAAAAGGAAGAATTTTTAGACAAACTAGGTAAAAAGTCGGATAGTCTAGAACAAATCGTATTTGGTGAATCCCTTCCCTTTTGGAGGACTCCTGGATTTCGAGGCACCATTGAGTTGTTAGTTGATCCAGAATTTTCTCCAATTCCTTGGGAAATCTTAAAATCTACAAATGGATTTCTATTCCAAGATAAAAATTTCAAACGAGGGATTCGGATCCAAAAAAACCAAAGGGAAATCTCAAAAAAAACAAATGTTGCATTGATCATCTGTAATCCCGTCATCCCCAGTTTAGAAAACACAGTAAATGAAGAATGTGCTAGCTTATATCCAATTATCGAAGAAAAACTTCCACTTAGAATCCTCAAACAAAACCACCTAACAAAAATTCGATTCATCGAGGAACTAAATTCAGTTAAATATTTACATTATGCAGGCCATACTGAAAAAAAAGGAATCCCGATTGGAAAAGATCAATTCATTTCCATGAATGAAATAGCTTCAAGATCATTCAGTCATCTAGACCTAGTTTTCTTTAATAGCTGTTATTCTTCGTTTGACTCCATAAACCAAGCTGGTTTAACAACTAGTTTTCTAAAAGCTGGTGCCAAACAAGTCATTGGATTTTTATATCCAGTGGAAACAAATGTAGCCAAGGAAATAGGAATTTCCTTTTGGAAATATTTTTTAGAATCTAAAAATGCAGAAAAAAGTTTAGAAAAAATAAGGAAACAATTACAAAAAGGATCTGGAAAAGAGATTATAACAGCGATTAGTTTAGTGCAATTTTCTACTTTGACACCAAACCCGCTTCCAAAAAGAATATTAAGCATTGTCTCAAGTTTATTACTGATTTTATGTTTTCTACTTTTCACAAAAGAAACTCAAAATGAAAACCCAATTGGAACTCAAGTCCAATTGGAAAACACAAAGGGAAAATCTGTAAATGAGAACTTGTTGGTGTCCCAACAAAATAACCAGCCCAAAGACCCATTGGTACTAAAAATCCAAAAAATCACTCATCCAGAATTTCGAAAAAAAGCACTTCTCTTTTTAGAAACAAAACATGAGTTACTTGACGAAACTCAAAAACGAGAAATCTTAGAATCGATCCTTTCAGAGGGATCTTCTGAAGAAAAAATGTATTATGAATTCAAAACAAGGAGTGGGTTTTGA
- a CDS encoding cysteine desulfurase family protein translates to MKSHLTNDIKYFDYNATHPPYPEILESCLKEYLENFYNPSGITRYSLKNQGKIEQTRKYLSQVTNGKEKQFIFSSTGTEANFLLIQSLRILYPNLDSVIVSPFEHASMYAALDSFGFSPILVHANKSGTIDLNHLERLLKENPKPVICLYAGNETGVIQPAKLIHDLAKEHGQLFYSDLMQAFCKIPVPFDLFDGYTFSGHKIGAGMGAAVTYLPAENKNFRLFGGGNQENEHRAGTENTFAINCLQKVTEIQLTNLEEKNIKLKGFQKILEDQLESFGCEIIAKNENRLHNTTFLILPIQTVDFFLLGLEEKGIIVSTGSSCKSRAREASKSLLQMGYSEEEALRAIRISTGSFTTLEDLNLLIDQINILIQKLK, encoded by the coding sequence ATGAAATCCCATTTAACGAATGATATAAAGTATTTTGATTATAACGCGACTCACCCACCTTACCCAGAGATTTTAGAGTCATGTTTAAAAGAATACTTAGAAAACTTTTACAATCCTTCGGGAATCACACGTTATTCTCTTAAAAACCAAGGTAAAATCGAACAAACAAGAAAGTATCTGAGCCAAGTGACAAATGGCAAGGAAAAACAGTTTATCTTTTCCTCCACTGGAACTGAGGCAAATTTTTTACTCATCCAGAGTTTACGAATTTTATACCCGAACTTAGATTCGGTAATCGTGTCTCCCTTTGAACATGCGAGCATGTACGCTGCTTTAGATTCCTTTGGATTTTCACCCATATTGGTACACGCAAACAAATCGGGAACTATCGATCTGAATCATTTGGAAAGGTTATTAAAAGAAAACCCAAAACCTGTCATTTGTTTGTATGCTGGAAATGAAACAGGAGTGATTCAACCTGCAAAGTTAATTCATGACTTAGCCAAAGAACATGGCCAACTTTTTTATAGTGATTTGATGCAAGCATTCTGCAAAATCCCTGTACCTTTTGACCTGTTTGATGGTTATACATTCTCTGGCCACAAAATCGGTGCAGGTATGGGAGCCGCCGTTACCTACTTACCGGCTGAAAACAAAAACTTTCGTCTGTTTGGTGGTGGAAACCAAGAAAATGAACATAGAGCTGGAACTGAAAATACATTTGCAATCAATTGTCTACAGAAAGTAACAGAAATCCAACTCACCAACTTAGAAGAAAAAAACATAAAACTAAAAGGTTTCCAAAAAATTTTAGAAGACCAGTTAGAATCCTTTGGTTGTGAAATCATCGCGAAAAATGAAAACAGACTCCACAATACAACCTTTCTCATTTTACCCATCCAAACTGTTGATTTTTTCCTTCTGGGATTAGAAGAAAAGGGAATCATTGTATCCACGGGAAGTTCCTGCAAATCAAGAGCCAGAGAAGCTTCAAAATCCCTACTTCAAATGGGTTATTCTGAGGAAGAAGCACTTAGAGCAATTCGGATTTCTACTGGCAGTTTTACAACTTTAGAAGATCTTAATTTACTAATTGACCAAATCAATATACTCATCCAAAAATTAAAATGA
- a CDS encoding tetratricopeptide repeat protein — translation MFQAIKTLNYQFLFVFLCFLSVFPNQADPNPKEKVCSLLEPGVPSEYLLSRAIYEQIDGYQANNRKKTAEAKLGFENSVSFLDKYHTCLKEKGQGPSAQSAEIQAQNYLELGYPGKAWEWSEIAKQNTKEVTKELVILQMRIRLREQDLTKATEVLEHDLVSFPNDPDFLYLLGNLYFERKMWNQSLLYYTALSFVIERRDNHSKYKYITAKSLGELNYKLDYPKIAIKRYNEYNSVNKNDMEVLFRLAQIYFVLGDFKMSKFYLEQIREKNSRDIDASHMLAEIYFLEARDLAPQFFDTLKNEKKIPKDGIIPILYQLVNGRTIGLDEKLRNFIKANPGRLSPRVAFLELADKLNDPDYEQINAETAQYAYEYRQYGLAEKILKRGKQRLKPTQVEEQASYLEKIANCQEMLGQWNHAILSMKEANVLSSDLEKKFRMRFRLAYLYLQGNLKKEKVSVDILSETISENPNPTHYYLRGLSYFQLEKYKESINDYTQAIQMDPTNPNFYFYRATAYDKLKQFPETESDLKKTISLNPNASNAMNYLGYLYAEKDMFPEEAKQLLTQAITLEPDNPAYQDSLGWVYYRKKDFNLALLHLNFAASLALERGFEDPVIYEHLGDVYLAKKDPVNAVQFFKLSLSKDKQTSNKDLVSKIKRVEKEISE, via the coding sequence ATGTTTCAAGCAATTAAAACTCTAAACTACCAATTCCTCTTTGTTTTCTTATGTTTTCTTTCTGTTTTTCCAAACCAGGCAGATCCAAACCCCAAAGAGAAAGTTTGTTCCCTCCTTGAGCCTGGAGTTCCAAGCGAATACTTACTCTCTCGGGCCATTTACGAACAAATAGATGGATACCAAGCAAACAACCGTAAAAAGACAGCCGAGGCAAAACTTGGGTTTGAGAACTCTGTGTCTTTTTTAGACAAATACCACACTTGTTTAAAAGAGAAAGGACAAGGTCCAAGTGCCCAATCAGCGGAAATCCAAGCACAAAATTATTTGGAGTTAGGATATCCAGGTAAAGCTTGGGAATGGTCTGAAATTGCAAAACAGAATACTAAAGAAGTCACAAAAGAACTTGTTATTTTACAAATGAGGATCCGTCTTCGGGAACAAGACTTAACAAAGGCAACAGAAGTATTGGAACATGATCTGGTCTCTTTTCCCAATGATCCTGATTTTTTGTATCTGCTTGGAAATTTGTACTTTGAACGAAAGATGTGGAATCAATCCCTATTGTATTACACTGCTCTTTCTTTTGTCATTGAAAGAAGGGACAATCATTCCAAATACAAATACATCACAGCAAAATCATTAGGTGAGCTTAATTACAAGTTAGATTACCCAAAAATTGCCATCAAACGATATAACGAATACAATTCAGTCAATAAAAATGATATGGAAGTGTTGTTTCGGTTAGCGCAAATTTATTTTGTGTTAGGCGATTTTAAGATGTCCAAATTTTATTTGGAACAAATCAGGGAAAAAAATTCGAGAGACATTGACGCCTCGCACATGTTAGCTGAAATTTATTTCTTAGAAGCTCGTGATTTAGCACCTCAGTTTTTTGATACTCTAAAAAACGAGAAAAAAATTCCAAAGGATGGTATCATCCCCATTTTATACCAATTGGTGAACGGCCGTACCATTGGGTTAGATGAAAAACTTCGAAATTTTATTAAGGCCAATCCTGGCAGGTTGTCACCACGTGTCGCTTTCCTTGAGTTAGCTGATAAATTGAATGACCCCGATTACGAACAAATCAATGCAGAAACCGCACAATATGCTTACGAATATAGGCAATACGGGCTTGCCGAAAAAATCCTCAAACGAGGGAAACAAAGATTAAAGCCAACTCAAGTGGAAGAACAAGCAAGTTACTTAGAAAAAATTGCAAACTGCCAAGAGATGTTAGGGCAGTGGAACCACGCTATCCTTTCCATGAAAGAAGCAAATGTTTTGAGTTCGGACCTTGAAAAAAAATTCCGAATGCGATTCCGTTTGGCCTATTTGTATCTGCAAGGAAATTTAAAAAAAGAAAAAGTCTCTGTGGATATTTTGTCCGAAACCATTTCGGAAAATCCGAATCCAACTCATTATTATTTGCGAGGATTGTCTTATTTCCAATTGGAAAAGTACAAAGAGAGTATTAACGATTATACACAAGCCATCCAAATGGATCCAACCAATCCAAATTTTTATTTTTATAGAGCGACTGCTTACGATAAACTCAAACAATTCCCTGAAACAGAATCAGATCTTAAAAAAACCATATCTCTCAATCCAAATGCATCCAATGCTATGAATTATTTAGGTTATTTGTATGCTGAAAAAGATATGTTTCCTGAAGAGGCCAAACAACTGTTAACTCAGGCAATTACCTTAGAACCAGATAATCCTGCCTACCAGGACAGTTTGGGTTGGGTGTATTACCGAAAAAAAGACTTTAATTTAGCTTTATTACATCTAAACTTTGCAGCCTCATTGGCTTTGGAACGAGGGTTTGAGGACCCGGTGATTTATGAACATCTGGGTGATGTGTATTTAGCAAAAAAAGACCCAGTCAATGCCGTACAATTTTTTAAACTTTCACTTTCCAAAGACAAACAGACGTCTAACAAGGACCTGGTGTCAAAAATCAAACGAGTGGAAAAGGAAATTTCAGAATGA
- a CDS encoding CapA family protein: MKHRFFVSLLLFPILLFSADFPEHLEDPLELPIKYLYQFQTETGEALQISNSTKLWFGGDVMFNWGVRDSMRSEDVFFPFRSFFHYLDQFDFRFINLETPILHKAPTADQRKSYVFFGERRDLTVLRALGINGVFLGNNHTMDFGENGLFETLDLLDEFKIFHTGAGKNTDHALLPILVKKGNTEFRLFSFSDTGETRLFSGTNSPGAAYFRVATAEKVIKKTKPGQVNVLSVHWGVEYNPTPMDTERNAAKYLVNAGYKVIIGHHPHVPQGIEVFPKGIVVYSLGNFFFGSKNQYLKHNISVVTHFDGDKLLFVEVIPVFGKHQNLPGDHYFFPLGPKEAETFLKEYAILCKQLGTELVISGGRGYVFFDKELKAKLKP; this comes from the coding sequence ATGAAACATCGGTTTTTTGTTTCGCTTCTATTATTTCCGATCCTTCTTTTTTCTGCAGATTTTCCAGAACATTTGGAAGATCCATTGGAATTGCCAATCAAGTACTTATATCAGTTTCAAACAGAAACTGGTGAGGCTCTACAAATTTCCAATTCAACTAAACTTTGGTTTGGTGGTGATGTGATGTTCAATTGGGGAGTTCGGGATTCCATGCGTTCTGAGGATGTATTTTTTCCCTTTCGGAGTTTTTTTCATTACCTCGACCAATTTGACTTTCGTTTTATCAATTTAGAAACACCTATATTACACAAAGCACCTACAGCAGACCAAAGAAAATCCTATGTGTTTTTTGGGGAAAGAAGGGATCTCACTGTTCTACGTGCTCTCGGCATCAATGGAGTGTTTTTGGGAAATAATCATACAATGGATTTTGGTGAAAATGGACTTTTTGAAACCTTAGATCTGTTAGATGAATTTAAAATTTTCCACACAGGTGCAGGAAAAAACACCGACCATGCGTTGTTGCCTATCCTTGTGAAAAAGGGTAATACTGAATTTCGATTGTTTTCCTTTTCGGATACAGGCGAAACCAGGTTATTTTCTGGAACCAATTCCCCGGGTGCCGCCTATTTCCGTGTGGCCACCGCGGAAAAGGTCATCAAAAAAACGAAACCAGGGCAAGTGAATGTATTATCCGTACATTGGGGAGTGGAATATAATCCTACTCCCATGGACACGGAACGAAACGCAGCCAAATATTTGGTGAATGCAGGTTATAAGGTGATCATTGGCCACCATCCCCATGTCCCACAAGGGATCGAAGTATTCCCCAAGGGGATTGTCGTGTATTCACTTGGTAATTTTTTCTTTGGATCCAAAAACCAATACTTAAAACACAATATTTCTGTAGTGACTCATTTTGATGGCGACAAACTTTTGTTTGTTGAAGTGATTCCCGTGTTTGGAAAACACCAAAACCTCCCAGGGGATCATTATTTTTTTCCATTAGGTCCAAAAGAAGCAGAAACGTTTTTAAAAGAATATGCCATTCTTTGTAAACAACTTGGAACGGAACTTGTGATTTCAGGGGGAAGGGGTTATGTTTTTTTTGATAAGGAACTAAAAGCCAAACTGAAACCGTAG
- the rpsF gene encoding 30S ribosomal protein S6, with protein sequence MRNYEITNILREGNVEETKSAVKELLSKYNFTIQGEEDWGSKRLWHPVGQDEQGHFILTKCSGSPAEVIKIEHEFKLNANILKTLVIRANG encoded by the coding sequence ATGAGAAACTACGAAATCACGAATATTCTTCGTGAAGGGAATGTAGAAGAGACGAAGTCTGCCGTTAAGGAACTTCTCTCCAAATACAACTTCACGATCCAAGGCGAAGAGGATTGGGGTTCAAAAAGACTCTGGCATCCCGTTGGACAAGACGAACAAGGTCACTTTATACTCACTAAGTGTTCTGGATCTCCCGCAGAAGTTATAAAGATTGAGCATGAATTTAAACTCAATGCCAACATCTTAAAAACCCTCGTAATAAGGGCAAATGGCTAA
- a CDS encoding single-stranded DNA-binding protein: MANDLNKVLLIGRMTRDPEFKSVNGSSVVNFSIANNRVYVTNGEKKEETHYFDCVAWGRLADILKQYAGKGKQVAIEGRLQQQSWETPEGKKASKIRVYVETAQLLGGQGQGGGSGDRSDSSNSYDSGVSSGYDDYPAGDDDIPF, from the coding sequence ATGGCTAACGATCTAAACAAAGTACTACTCATCGGTCGTATGACTCGTGATCCGGAATTTAAATCGGTGAACGGGAGTTCTGTTGTCAATTTTTCAATTGCAAATAACAGAGTTTATGTGACGAACGGCGAAAAAAAAGAGGAAACTCATTATTTCGACTGCGTTGCATGGGGCCGACTTGCTGACATATTGAAACAATATGCTGGCAAAGGGAAACAAGTAGCAATCGAAGGTAGACTCCAACAACAGTCATGGGAAACTCCTGAAGGCAAAAAAGCCTCAAAGATCCGCGTATATGTCGAGACCGCACAACTATTAGGTGGTCAAGGACAAGGTGGTGGATCCGGAGACCGATCTGACAGTTCCAATTCTTATGATTCCGGCGTAAGTAGTGGTTATGATGATTATCCAGCCGGTGATGACGACATTCCTTTTTGA
- the rpsR gene encoding 30S ribosomal protein S18, with protein sequence MDDDEKGGFRGKDGEGKFGRKNAKYKKKVCKFCADKALLAGLDYKRVDILERFVTNRGKIIPRRITGTCGKHQRALAREIRKSRSIGLLPFKVL encoded by the coding sequence ATGGATGACGACGAAAAAGGTGGTTTCCGTGGTAAAGACGGAGAAGGTAAGTTCGGTCGTAAAAACGCAAAATACAAAAAGAAAGTATGTAAGTTCTGCGCTGACAAAGCGTTACTTGCAGGACTCGATTACAAACGAGTAGATATTTTAGAAAGATTTGTAACCAACCGTGGTAAAATCATTCCAAGAAGGATCACAGGAACTTGTGGCAAACACCAAAGAGCCCTTGCTCGTGAAATCAGAAAATCCAGATCCATCGGTTTATTACCGTTTAAAGTTCTGTAG
- the rplI gene encoding 50S ribosomal protein L9, with product MKVVLQKDVLNLGDAGDVKEVADGYARNFLIPRRLAVRANDGNTKAAIHQKRLAELKRDKRVKVMKELSSSIDGKTYEVKVKVGENDKLFGSVTANDIALAIKNTGVELDKRKLELGEPIKSVGEFKIKVRLAEGVVPQIVVKVVGQA from the coding sequence ATGAAAGTTGTATTACAAAAAGACGTATTAAATCTTGGTGATGCTGGGGATGTTAAAGAAGTTGCTGATGGTTATGCACGTAACTTTCTCATTCCTAGAAGACTTGCCGTACGTGCAAACGACGGAAACACAAAAGCAGCCATCCACCAAAAAAGACTCGCTGAATTAAAACGTGACAAACGTGTAAAAGTGATGAAAGAACTTTCTTCTTCGATTGATGGTAAAACATACGAAGTGAAAGTGAAAGTGGGTGAGAACGACAAACTTTTTGGTTCTGTAACAGCGAATGATATTGCTCTCGCAATTAAAAACACTGGTGTGGAACTCGACAAACGTAAACTTGAGTTAGGCGAGCCAATTAAATCAGTTGGTGAGTTCAAAATTAAAGTTCGTTTGGCTGAAGGTGTTGTGCCTCAAATCGTAGTGAAAGTCGTCGGCCAAGCATAG
- the dnaB gene encoding replicative DNA helicase, whose amino-acid sequence MNSNPLQEIESEKNLIGYLLMRGVAGQEDLGLSPDDFYMDTHRRVFEAVTDLINEGTNIDLVTVTNQMREKRLFKDESRDLEYITSLYKDTVPFQPLEYYVRRVKRVSDRRKYVEALNQAIDKVKLEPGENDSVFSLVEQSLMDISRQERSKGLRKVKDDANALIDYIKNVVAASQNGTGGINGLKTHFTGLDMATTGLKSHELMILAARPGNGKTTFALNIAANAALKERKTVVIFSLEMSRIELLLKLISADARIDSYALKAGTLTSAQMTQLKDSIGNITSASLYIDDSGYLTIQEFSARLRQLRTTEEVGLVIVDYLQLMSDPKAAMGGRQQEVANISRGLKQMAREVGCPIIALSQMNRSIENRSKDQRPQLSDLRESGAIEQDADIVCFIYREEMVKPPEELDPNKRGMAEIIIAKNRAGATADFPLMFNPKISRFDNVPL is encoded by the coding sequence ATGAATTCTAACCCCCTTCAGGAGATAGAGTCTGAGAAGAACTTAATCGGTTACCTACTCATGAGAGGGGTAGCCGGGCAGGAAGACTTAGGTCTGAGCCCCGATGACTTTTATATGGATACCCATAGAAGAGTCTTCGAAGCGGTCACAGACCTCATTAATGAAGGGACAAACATTGACCTAGTTACGGTCACAAACCAAATGCGAGAAAAACGTCTGTTTAAAGACGAATCTCGCGACTTGGAATACATTACCTCACTTTACAAAGATACTGTCCCCTTTCAACCGTTAGAGTATTACGTTCGTCGAGTGAAACGTGTTTCCGACAGACGGAAGTATGTTGAAGCATTAAACCAAGCTATTGATAAAGTCAAACTTGAACCTGGCGAAAACGATTCCGTTTTTAGTCTTGTGGAACAGTCCCTTATGGACATCTCTCGCCAAGAGAGATCCAAAGGGTTACGGAAAGTCAAAGACGATGCCAATGCACTTATCGATTACATCAAAAATGTGGTGGCGGCAAGCCAAAACGGAACTGGTGGAATCAACGGTTTAAAAACACATTTTACTGGGCTTGATATGGCAACCACAGGTCTTAAGTCACACGAACTTATGATCCTTGCGGCACGTCCTGGAAATGGGAAAACAACATTTGCTTTGAACATCGCAGCAAATGCCGCATTGAAAGAACGTAAAACAGTTGTTATTTTCTCGCTCGAGATGAGTCGTATCGAACTCCTTCTCAAACTCATCAGTGCTGACGCAAGGATTGATTCCTATGCGTTAAAAGCGGGAACACTTACCTCCGCACAGATGACACAGTTAAAAGACAGTATTGGAAATATCACTTCGGCAAGTCTTTACATCGATGATTCAGGGTATTTGACGATCCAAGAATTTTCGGCAAGACTTCGCCAACTTCGAACCACAGAAGAAGTGGGTCTTGTGATCGTGGATTACCTGCAGCTCATGAGTGATCCGAAAGCTGCTATGGGTGGACGCCAACAAGAGGTTGCCAATATTTCCAGAGGACTTAAACAAATGGCACGGGAAGTGGGTTGCCCCATCATCGCATTATCGCAGATGAACCGTTCCATTGAAAACCGCTCGAAAGACCAACGGCCACAACTTTCCGACTTACGGGAGTCAGGTGCTATTGAGCAGGATGCGGATATTGTATGTTTTATTTATCGGGAAGAAATGGTGAAACCTCCCGAAGAGCTAGACCCAAACAAAAGGGGGATGGCTGAGATCATCATCGCCAAAAACAGAGCGGGAGCAACGGCCGATTTTCCATTGATGTTCAATCCGAAAATCAGTCGTTTCGATAACGTTCCATTATAA